The following coding sequences are from one Arachis hypogaea cultivar Tifrunner chromosome 7, arahy.Tifrunner.gnm2.J5K5, whole genome shotgun sequence window:
- the LOC112702156 gene encoding SNF1-related protein kinase regulatory subunit beta-1, whose product MGNANGREDGAIGTAGDTSAADSAVRGAHAPDSRPPVRAFSTDSMANSPPQSPRRSRSPILFGPQVPLAPLQRGNGPPFVNQMWQNESHGIVNHPPEQGIPVMITWNYGGNNVAVEGSWDNWTSRKALQRAGKDHSILIVLPSGIYHYRFIVDGEQRYIPELPYVADEMGHVCNLLDVNDYVPENPEGVSEFEAPASPESSYGQAFPAEEDFAKEPMAVPSQLHLTVLGMENSDIGSSSKPQHVVLNHVFIEKNLASKSVVALGLTHRFQSKYVTVVLYKPLKR is encoded by the exons atGGGAAACGCTAACGGCAGAGAAGACGGTGCCATTGGCACCGCCGGCGACACCTCCGCCGCTGACTCCGCCGTACGTGGAGCTCACGCGCCCGACTCCCGACCTCCCGTTCGCGCCTTCTCCACCGATTCCATGGCCAATAGCCCGCCTCAGAGTCCTCGCCGCTCCAGATCGCCGATCCTCTTCGGACCtcag GTTCCTCTAGCTCCACTCCAAAGAGGTAATGGCCCCCCATTTGTCAATCAAATGTGGCAGAATGAGTCTCATGGTATTGTTAATCACCCTCCTGAGCAAGGAATCCCTGTCATGATTACATGGAATTATGGTGGTAATAATGTGGCTGTGGAGGGATCTTGGGATAACTGGACATCTAG GAAGGCATTGCAACGAGCTGGTAAAGATCACTCAATTCTTATAGTCTTGCCATCAGGTATTTATCATTACAGGTTCATTGTGGATGGGGAACAGAGATATATTCCAGAACTTCCTTATGTGGCTGATGAGATGGGGCACGTCTGCAATCTTCTTGATGTTAAT GATTATGTGCCAGAAAACCCTGAAGGTGTGTCCGAGTTTGAGGCGCCAGCCTCCCCAGAATCCAGTTATGGTCAAGCGTTCCCAGCCGAGGAAGATTTTGCAAAAGAGCCAATGGCCGTTCCTTCACAGCTGCATCTTACTGTACTAGGTATGGAAAACTCTGACATAGGTTCCTCGTCAAAGCCTCAACATGTTGTGCTAAATCACGTCTTCATAGAGAAAAACTTGGCCTCAAAATCTGTTGTCGCACTGGGACTTACTCACAGGTTTCAGTCGAAATATGTTACAGTCGTCCTTTACAAACCACTCAAGAGGTAA